The DNA segment ggatcatggttctaagacaagaactcaccaattactagtaccaaatcccaaactcatttggatgaaccaaatattgtcaaattgaatcaacaaagagattaaaacttggaatgaccgaacagaattaagcaagaaaacatatgaaccgaacaaaatagaaattaaaaacaaaaacagaacataggtgctggaaaatggaaaaaccgaaccaaaaacaattcaagaacacaaggcaacatgaacaattgaaaaagaagaaaggaaggagaagagagtgctcatgaagatggaagaatgttggatgatctcgccactagaagtgtggaatgctcctagatgagagtgatgccgccacttgaggactccaatgatccatcaagataagactagagaagaaggctccaaaagctctccaaaggtcactcaaaatttgagtagagttttcttagattaattccaatctgaattttacaaagagagcacctctatttatagcctaaggtgctgaaaatgcaagctaaaacaattcaaatttccctcccaaagctagctaaaaccggcgcctatttcaagccatgaggaaggtgtgactccttccttcactttggcacctcctattctacttctacacctatctactaacacacccccctaaagctcctaactaaagcctaaaagatgctataacaaaagaggtttctaaagtttccctctaagcaccttcaactaaagaaactacaaaaagagaaaataaatgtcctctagctcccaaagctttgaacatgcttcttgtaatcctttgaggtggactttgacctccatgggcgtcctccaaatgtgcctccacctctttctactataaaatcaggtgcaaatttctttcatcaagaacaaccaattgcaacatctcttgcaaaatctcTTGTACCATCTCTTGCAAATTTCTGTGAAGTGAGTTTTCATCTcagctgtcatggaatcaacccctcccacctctaaaagggtaaaaaccagagctgtaaggtctggaggaaggcttgaaagctggttttctggtgacaccgaactcattgagaagtatagatatgaaacaagtgtcaagaaactaaacaaccccaaggttgtgtgctttgactGGCTGAAGAGTAAAAAACTTGACAATGTGAGGAAGCTTCTCAAAGACCAGTCACTCAGAAAGTTTCTGGAGCTCAAAGGgaacatttatccagatttggtgagggtcttctacaccaacttgaagtttgagggaaacaacttggtctctcatgtgaaaggtgtggagatggagataacccatgaggtTTGGGGTGCTGTAGCTGGGCTTAAGTTTTCTGGAttaagaatcaacaaaggaaaccttggtgtggtagaagatttcaacaaaatccagttctacaaaagttgcttgaagaaaaaacaatctcaagttagcacttgctcggttggaggcttgaagattgatgagaggttgcttgctctcattgtaacttggatcctaactccaagggggagtaatcactcaatgttgactgaagaagatctggtttacatcTTCTTCATCACCAAgaaaagtgaagatcaattggattcacataatcaaggaacatatgcaaaaagccatgaggttaggcgattaccactatccctatgctgttttaatatctaagtttctacactattttgaagttaatcttgaagatgaaacttctgagctggtgaagtcaactcaagagttgaacaatggatcactcagcaagatgggcttcacaaaaataggtggaaaatggttaagtaaggatggtgatcatggtgcatCATCAAGTGGTGCTGCTcaccttgaacaagatgaacctgctgacatggatgttcaacatgaagatccagctgaagattttcaagatgtCGGACCTAGTGCTGATACTgaacatcaaggagaaagaatgcaaaccatgtctccttttgaaatactcatggtgaataggctagatacctttgctgaaaatcaaaggagccttcatgatctatGTGTTAGCAACTTTTAGAGGATAGATAcgaggtttgacaacatggatgcaaggtttatgactctggacgaacagattgaagttgtccagaatcaaatctttgaccttcagtttgctgatgaagaagattgagagaaaaacaaccgattggccatcgaaacaatcgattgtttttggttgTTCTCTTTTCTGGTTCTAAATTTCTTTCCTTATGCTGTTGCTggtttattctgatgtaattggaacaatgttttattttatctcttatctttgtctatttgtgaagacaaatagggggagatatatgttgtgtttccaatttattttaagtttctgtttttctttttgttaaaaacagtttgagTGATGATTATTTGGTTCTGATATTGAatgttttaagttttaattgtttatctgtatgctaacaaaatataagaagttttatgtattgctcaaagttctattgcaggaattgcctcagatttaatcaaagaacaacacaagcatcagggatttgtcttcatcaaatagggggagattgttcaaccaagtggtgttcaatgttttgaagaatccaaatcctttgaaggatgatgaagcctctgctttgcttgttgctgttgtgctggttttagccttgttctagggtagttcaatgttgtgatcaacacttagattaaatctcaaagcaattagcatctcaattttatcaaagcaaaatgattttcaaactaagttgaaacaaccgattgtttacacttaggtgttttgagaaagtttgaaaactgtttttgaatggtgtttttgttaagtaacaaaacaaccgattgattcgaggaaacaatcgattgtttgttttaaaaccataacagaaaaactgttttctttgactgagctttaaatgctttaactgaatacgctccaatcattaaatgttttgaccaatctattttaaatgcaattaagagtttgttaagatttgataacaaactatattctttgaaaaacaattttgatatattaagaatcttaaaaacatagttttgatctaagaagagtttttaaaaagtattctgagattgctaaagagttgagagattgatcaaagtgctgaatagggattctacttgtattgatttcaaatttccatctataacaagtgtaatctttgtaaactgctgaacaattcgttttgtgtgtgttgctgagattggctgtgtgttcttgaggtgttcaagatcagcaatcttagtgttggccaaggagagtgtgtttcttgaggtgttcaaggtcattctcttggttgtggtgtaagtgatcaatgtgtggttgcttagtggatatcctcagggtttctgagaagactggatgtagctctagtttaaagccatcttttctaacagttTCAACCGTCACAATCTGAAGACAATATAAAGACATTAAaggtgaagaagaaaaaataccTATTCCTATTCTTAATGTTTATATTCTTCCTGAGATAATTTTGAATATCTGTTGTTTAAAGCACTTATTGTTTGAGGAATGATCcttatattataaatccttCACTGTGTGAAGATAACCCTATGAGCTTTAAGAGTTTCTCTCTATTTGTGAGTGTTTCTCACTTGTTGAGAGGTCTTGGTCTCAGAGGGAGATCAAGACTGTTTTCCTGGAGAGATGTTTAATACTTGCTACTTGGAAAGGTGGAGAATATTCAAGTTAGTAAAGACTCTTAAATGAGTTGCTTAAGGGGACTAGTCGTAGCCCTAGTGTTTGaggtgaaccagtataaaacttTGTGCATACTTCTCTCTATCCCTTGTGATGGAAGATGGCCAAGCtcacctcaccatggaagccaagacccaagactagaccgtctagaaccatgtgatgagcgtctagactcaagatAGGAGCGTCTAGCTCATGATGAGGGgaggctacataaggagcgtctaggaggaagcctagaccgtcCATGGCTAAGCACTTTCACGCCCAAATGgatcaagctacggtttgggaggGAGAAGaccttgtacatgttacatggaggcccattaggggtgccttagtaattagtgtagtgttagaaagcataaacttgtcttacacatgatttaccctagattttgtgcacattctagaaGCTTGCTTACTTGGCCGGCCATGTGCCCATGTGCTACCATGTGGattcattttcatttcatttgagaagcatttcatcttctcttagcttaggatttacggcctccttggcttataaaaggagaagccatCCCTTGTattttgcaagattaatgagagtaaagctatgctgccaacattgtgccatgctttgcttctacctagtttctaggctctaattttcatcttcctcacctaccatagggctggccgaacctccctacttccatacacatcatgcaccttcaagatcaccataactcctaggaggatcttgcacatatcaaaccatagcttccgcacccattgatcatgattccgagaagagctccatgaatttgccatcaccTTGCCTATTATAATTTGTGATTGATTGTGTTTTTTATTAAGCAAATTGAGTTCATACTCCATTCCAGCCCCCTTATGGAGCCAATTGTACCTACATTGGCTTGTCCTAGAGAGGTGTCAAACCTCGTTTAGTGAAAAGCTCTTAAGTGGTTTGCTTGAGGAGACTGAACGTAGCCCTCGTTGTTGGGTAAACCAGTATAAATCATGTGTCTACTTCTCTTTCTAtcttttactttgtttttcaGGTATCCCCCGATTATGGAGCCAAAATTCCTTCAAAGCACAATTAGGAAATGGTATTATAAAgataataagagaaaaaaaaaaagtgttaacacaaacaaataaattaaacatcCAAACCATTCAAGAACATTGTAATATTAAAAGAGTTAAAACTGTCACTACATGATTAgaagtaataaataattataataaaaaataatgaaaaatgataAAGGTTTGTTGTTGATGAGTTATAGGCCAATCCGCCTCCAACTCGTCTCGAAGCCATTTAACCAATGAGTCAAGTGAATCAGGTTTAGTTTGACCCACATTAACCTAACCCAATTTGAACCCATGATAAGTTGGGTTGACTCACAAGTTTGAACTCATTTTTATACCCATAATTATAATTGTGTATTATACAATTCGAAATCTTCTAGTATAATCCAAAAGTCAATCCATTATCATTCAAATAGTACAATTCATAATGCTACAAATTACTTATAGATTATATGATCTATGACTTcactaaatatgaaattattattcTAGATTAACCAATCTAGAAGACTTATGAATTACATAACGAAAACCAATACTACCACCATAGGTTCTCAaatacttttgaaaaaaaacttaccaaaaaaatttattaacttCAAATCCTACAAAACCTTTACTTCCAACAATACTCTACCAAATTCAATGTCTAAAGCAACAACTCACAAGTAAGGATACCAACGGAGGACAACAATGAATGTTTTGAGGCTGaatgaattataaaataaaaagagcaACATCGACATTTTAAAAAATGGAGGTGTAGTAATAAGGAACCCAACAAAATTTCTTGTGTTCCTTGCTTAAGGTCTTTCGTGGGTTGTGATAACCAATAtttttaaacatgaaaaaaatgGCTTTTGCTTCCTACATTCCACACTAATAGCAAAATGACTAAATCACTTACTCTCATTGCATCATGTCGTCACtatgtctttttcttcttcttcctctccgTTGCACCTCAACTACAACTTCATTTTTCAGTGTACTCTTTGAaaggaggaagaaaaaaaaagagatagaGTAAAATGTTGGATTTGttggaaaacttgttttagaAAAACCTCATACTAAAAAACCATTTCATATATTCTAAAAATTGTTTTGGATATTTTATTGTAGAAATTCTAATccaaaaataatatcatatgttttagaaaacttattctAAAATCTAAAAAGAACATctattcactacaaaaaaaacttttattagaAAGGGTCAAAGGCGGACACTAATTACAAAAAGCCCACGCAAAGATGCAATTAAAGTGGGCTTTGCCTTCACACAACTTTGAAGCTAATATCCTTGTCGCAAAAAAAATTGTCAGGTGCGTGGCGTCGCAATAAGTTGGCTTGTGTGGGCTTTGCCTACAAGTTGTCAAcacaaaaaattacaaatgttAACTTAAGCGGGGGCTTAGCCTTGGACAGAAAGTGAGGGCTTAGGCTTAGCTAGGGGGACAATAAAATTAGCGTGGGCTTAGCCTTGGATAAGgggacaataaaattaaaaataaagcgTGGACTTAGCCTTGGACAGTGGGacaataaaattagaataaagcGAGGGCTTGACCTTGGTAAAGTGACAATGAAATTAGAATGGGCTTAACCTTGGATATGTggacacataattttttttttgtatgcaCTATTTTTGGCAGCTATTGAACTccacttttaaataaaagtttggattttaaatattaaatattaatattttttaatttgcttttttttttttgcaatagcattaaaaagaaaaaaataattaataagttaaaaactaaaaaacaagtTTGATAACAGGATAAcagacaaaaataaataaattatggtTATAACTTCTTGAATAtgatgaggaaaaaaaaaggaCTTTAGGTTTTTGTATTATTTGGTGTCTTTGTATGAGATGTTATAAAGGATAATAAGAATTAAGTTTAATTAGTTATAGCATACATTTCACTGTTATCTAAATTCATAATGACTAAAGAAGATTAAAAATACAATGCATAAAATCTAAAATTGATGGTCTTTcatataagaattaaaatgtaaaatttgttaaacttttaaaagtaaaaaaaggaGTGAAAGGATGAGCACTGAGGCTTTAAAAATTATGGTAACTGCTTATGCAAAAGTGATGAACATAATCTTATGGGGCAAaccaaaaaaaatcaatgttttACCGATTTACTCTCAGGAATGTATGATTCACTCAAATGGGGTATTTGGTACATGTTCGAGGTATGCCTGCTACAATGATTGTGCTTTGGGAAAATCTGGAGCCATAAAAACAGGATCCCATGACCTTATATTCTGCGTAGGGTTTCAAATTTTGGGATAAACACGACACTCAGTCCTACGCGGCAGGACATGTTCGATCTATAATGctcaaacaaattcaaattcGTTCATCATAACACACCACAACACAACATGCTTAGGATACAAAACAGATCCATGCATAAtccaaatataaaacaataccATTTCTAATTTTTGGATGATTTCCACAGTGAATCTAATTACACCAAAATGAAGAAGTTTGTGATTGAACATTGAAAGGCAATGACACTTGCCAAATGTTTTAAGCAAAGATAGATGTCACAACCCAGTATGTCTGTCTTCACAGAGGATGAGAAGAGAACATATATATCTACGTACCTCACAAAattgcaatattttcccaaaaaagaaaaatgagagaTACTGCATGAACACACTGCCAATAAGATACTTACCCAAAATTGCAATCCTTTTTCCCTTGCTTATATCACGAACTTTTACTGCATGAACACACTCACTCATCACAACATTACCAAGAAGATAAAAACATGCACATCATAACACTACCAAGAAGATAAAAACATGATCATCACAACACTGCCAAGAAgataaaaacatgcaaagagtCATGCATGCAATGTGAGTAATACATAACTGACTCAACCTCTCCATGTCTTTCTATTGCTTTGCATAAATTCTTGTCAAGGAAACTACAAACCAAActtaagaaatgttttaagaaaacttacaaAATGATGAACTCAAGGCAGGGGTTGATCATCAAGGTTCCGAGCATAGTGAGGGTGAACCTGACTTGTGCATGTTGAGGTGTCAACTTGTTGCCGCTCCATCATCATGATTAATTTTTGCTCCATGAACTTTATTTTATCCTCTAACATTGCACACTTTTGATTTGCTTGAGCAGCTATTTGAGTTGCTTGATCGGCTCTTTGAGTTGCTTGATCGACTCTTTCATTTGCTTGCATCACTTGTTCATTAAGAGAAAAGTAATCACTAGAAGGAGCAAATATTGAAGGTTGGGTTAGGGAAGACACTCCATGGCGAATGTTGGAAGCCAAGTCTGCAGTGCCATAACATCGACCTCTATTCTTGCCTCCAGCAACATCCTTCCAGCATTGAAGTTTTGTTGTTGGATTGATCGGTTGGCAGTTGGAAGATGATCCTTCAGAGTTGTCTGATTGGAGGGCTTTCAATCGCTCATGGTAGGCTTCCTAGTTCATTGTGAAAATTGTAAGTGGGGCAATACTAAGGAATATAAATCATGTATAGAAAAGTAGAGTAATAACTTACGTAAGTCTGTTTGGCACGACTATCTACCCAAAGTCCATCCTTCTTAGTGTGTTTGGCCATGAATAATTCATCAGGTTCAACCGGCTGACCAAATTTTCGTTCCTGAAATAAATGAAAAGGTTACCAACATTAGATATTATTTACTAAATTTAAGCTTATACAACGAAATATAGATACTTACTAGGCTCAATGCAATGTCGAGGTGTGATTTACGACCAGTAGAGTGCAATGCCCCACCACGAGTTGATGAcctattcaatttattttggattGATTGTTCTTTGAACTTTTTTTAATCCCAATAGTCCAAGAGACCAATCCATGCTTGTTCACTAATCCAGTTAGGTCTAGTCTCTTTCATCCTAGATTTAGCAAGCATATCAGAAAGGCGCTTTCTCACCTTTGACTCATACACTTTTCTAATTTGCCATTCATCATGAGGGGCCCAAGTCACTCGAGTCTAtaaaaagaacaacaaatttaaatagaagttgatgaatataataaatacttaaATCGAAATGATTGAAAATGCTATGTTATGATCACCTTAAATTCAGTCCACCATTTAAGTTGGACTTCCACTGGTGTTTCGTTATAGTGATAGTAAGGACCCCTAAATTGTGACCTAATTGCATGCCCAATTGCCTTAGTAGCACAATGATTAGGTGCCCATCTAGAAAACATGCAAACCAAAATGTTAAACATGAAGTATAGCAAACAATTCATAATAAAGTTCAATGTGATCATAAACTTACCCTTTACCCACTGGTCGAATGATGACTCTCCCACTACCATCATGTTCTTCATCAGGGATATCATGGTGCGTAGTAGGCATGGGTTGTACTGGCGTATCAGAGGAGGGTTGCACTGATGCTTGAGTGGGCTGAACTGATGTATGAGTGGGTTGAACTGATGTATAAGTGGGCTGA comes from the Phaseolus vulgaris cultivar G19833 chromosome 8, P. vulgaris v2.0, whole genome shotgun sequence genome and includes:
- the LOC137827076 gene encoding uncharacterized protein, producing the protein MPRTRGRDGSVIRHNNARRGVHTSMHGRLAIELGSIPYSGPSNQSRFPQSFTPSSSTPSSSLTPSSSTPSSSFRSAVRQNNVPPSTSRIIPVLSPVAPIVQYLSTPTLFPTWGPPLQSTPTPSSVHFSSAPSVLVTPQILVQPTYTSVQPTHTSVQPTQASVQPSSDTPVQPMPTTHHDIPDEEHDGSGRVIIRPVGKGWAPNHCATKAIGHAIRSQFRGPYYHYNETPVEVQLKWWTEFKTRVTWAPHDEWQIRKVYESKVRKRLSDMLAKSRMKETRPNWISEQAWIGLLDYWD